A single window of Methylacidimicrobium sp. AP8 DNA harbors:
- the purE gene encoding 5-(carboxyamino)imidazole ribonucleotide mutase, producing the protein MGSRSDWQVMQGASEVLQQFAVPHEKAIVSAHRTPEKLRQYALSAADRGIRVLIAGAGGAAHLPGMLAAYTPLPVLGVPVETPTLRGVDSLLSIVQMPYGVPVGCLAIGEAGARNAALLAVAILSLRDPELAGRLRDFRNAQTQRVLDQSL; encoded by the coding sequence ATGGGGAGCCGATCGGACTGGCAGGTCATGCAGGGAGCGTCGGAGGTCTTGCAGCAGTTCGCCGTGCCCCATGAGAAGGCGATCGTCTCCGCCCATCGCACCCCGGAGAAGCTGCGCCAATACGCGCTATCGGCGGCCGACCGGGGGATCCGGGTGCTGATCGCGGGAGCGGGAGGGGCGGCCCATCTGCCCGGCATGCTGGCGGCCTATACGCCGCTGCCGGTGCTCGGGGTGCCGGTCGAGACACCGACGCTGCGGGGAGTGGACTCCCTCTTGTCGATCGTCCAGATGCCCTATGGAGTGCCCGTGGGCTGCCTGGCCATTGGCGAAGCCGGCGCCCGAAATGCCGCCTTGCTTGCCGTCGCCATTCTCAGCTTGCGCGATCCGGAGCTTGCGGGACGCTTGCGCGACTTCCGCAACGCGCAGACGCAGCGGGTCCTCGACCAGAGCTTATGA
- a CDS encoding acetate/propionate family kinase: protein MAEADKILTINSGSTSLKFALFGMASSEQRLLSGEIQRIGAGEGLCEAKDTQGATIWQERLPLPDHRAALGRFFSWLGSVYPTEDLDAVGHRLVHGGAVFGAPHLLTSPVLQKLQDLCSLAPEHLPHELEAVRSIRKLKPGLPQVGCFDTAFHRSMPFAARTYALPLSLRKEGLVRYGFHGISCEYLLSVLQKILPPERARGRIVLAHLGGGASMTAVRGGKSVDTTMGFTPTSGLVMGTRCGDLDPGVVLYLLRERGLRLTTVARLLSEESGLLALSESSGDMRDLLRAEASDEKAAAAIEVFCYQARKFLGSLVAALGGVDLLVFSGGIGEHAPEIRQRICSPLGFLGFQLDPERNRKNEPVISTDESPAEIRVVPTDEELMIARQTRSLVRSGRASLEPEAPA, encoded by the coding sequence ATGGCCGAAGCGGACAAGATCCTCACGATCAACAGCGGCTCCACAAGCCTCAAGTTCGCCCTTTTCGGGATGGCCTCCTCCGAGCAGAGGCTGCTTTCCGGGGAGATCCAGCGCATCGGAGCCGGGGAGGGGCTCTGCGAGGCCAAGGACACGCAGGGAGCCACGATCTGGCAGGAACGCCTCCCTCTCCCCGATCACCGAGCCGCCCTCGGCCGCTTCTTTTCTTGGCTCGGTTCGGTTTATCCTACGGAGGATCTCGATGCGGTCGGCCACCGGCTTGTCCACGGCGGCGCCGTTTTCGGAGCTCCCCACCTCCTCACCTCGCCCGTGCTCCAGAAGCTGCAGGATCTCTGCAGCTTGGCCCCCGAACATCTCCCGCACGAGCTGGAGGCGGTCCGCTCCATCCGGAAGCTCAAGCCCGGTCTCCCCCAGGTGGGCTGTTTCGATACCGCCTTCCACCGATCGATGCCTTTTGCGGCGCGCACCTACGCCCTGCCGCTCTCCCTCCGAAAGGAAGGGTTGGTGCGCTACGGTTTTCATGGGATCTCCTGCGAATATCTGCTTTCCGTCCTGCAAAAGATCCTGCCCCCGGAGCGCGCGCGGGGCCGCATCGTCCTGGCTCACCTCGGCGGCGGCGCGAGCATGACCGCCGTACGCGGCGGGAAGAGCGTCGACACCACCATGGGGTTCACCCCGACCTCGGGCCTCGTGATGGGCACCCGCTGCGGCGACCTCGATCCCGGTGTCGTCCTCTACCTGCTGCGCGAGCGGGGCCTCCGGTTGACCACGGTCGCCAGGCTCCTCTCCGAGGAATCGGGGCTGCTCGCCCTCTCCGAGTCCTCCGGCGACATGCGCGACCTGCTCCGGGCCGAAGCAAGCGACGAGAAGGCCGCCGCGGCCATCGAGGTCTTCTGCTATCAGGCGCGCAAGTTCCTCGGCTCCCTCGTCGCGGCGCTCGGAGGAGTCGATCTCCTGGTCTTCTCCGGCGGCATCGGCGAGCACGCACCCGAAATCCGCCAGAGGATCTGCTCTCCGCTCGGCTTCCTCGGTTTCCAGCTCGATCCCGAGAGGAATCGGAAGAACGAGCCGGTCATTTCTACCGACGAGAGCCCCGCCGAGATCCGGGTCGTTCCGACCGACGAAGAACTCATGATCGCCCGGCAGACCCGCTCTCTCGTCCGTTCCGGCCGTGCTTCGCTCGAGCCGGAAGCCCCCGCTTGA
- a CDS encoding RtcB family protein: protein MDLSRLRKLSETAWELPPQGPMRVPAVFYGTRSLLEEMDEKVAEQAANVASLPGIVRAAYALPDAHWGYGFPIGGVAAFDPEQGGVVSAGGVGFDISCGVRTLLTGLPRESIAGREEELAGALAREIPAGVGARGKVRLDDSQMDAMLLGGARWAVESGFGEAEDLDRIEERGCMDGADPSAVSREAKRRQKDEMGTLGSGNHYAEVQEVSEIYRADIARAYGLERGELVISIHCGSRGLGHQIGTDFLREMAAAADSFGLRLPEKELASAPLSSELGRRYLGAMRAGINCALANRQILTHLIRKVFARFFPGHRLALLYDVSHNTCKEEIHSVDGRPVRLFVHRKGATRALGPGHPDLPSAFSPWGQPVLIGGSMGTCSYILAGDPHSEEKTFSSAVHGAGRQMSRNQAARTWDGKDLVEELERRGVLVRARSHRGVAEEAPGAYKDVSAVVDAAEAAGLARRVARLNPLICVKG, encoded by the coding sequence ATGGACCTTTCCCGCCTCCGAAAACTCTCCGAGACCGCCTGGGAGCTTCCGCCGCAGGGGCCGATGCGCGTGCCCGCCGTCTTCTACGGCACCCGGTCGCTCCTCGAAGAGATGGACGAGAAGGTCGCCGAGCAGGCGGCCAACGTCGCCTCGCTCCCGGGGATCGTCCGGGCGGCTTACGCGCTGCCCGATGCGCACTGGGGCTACGGGTTCCCGATCGGGGGGGTAGCCGCCTTCGATCCGGAGCAAGGAGGGGTGGTTTCGGCAGGAGGGGTAGGCTTCGACATCTCCTGCGGGGTGCGCACCCTCTTAACGGGGCTGCCCAGAGAATCGATAGCCGGTCGGGAGGAGGAACTCGCCGGGGCTCTGGCACGCGAGATCCCGGCCGGGGTCGGAGCCCGGGGAAAGGTCCGGCTGGACGACTCCCAAATGGACGCCATGCTCCTCGGCGGGGCGCGATGGGCGGTCGAATCGGGCTTCGGCGAAGCCGAGGACCTCGACCGGATCGAGGAGCGGGGCTGCATGGACGGGGCCGACCCTTCTGCGGTCTCCCGGGAGGCCAAGCGCCGGCAGAAGGACGAGATGGGAACGCTCGGCTCGGGCAACCATTACGCCGAGGTTCAGGAGGTGTCGGAAATCTACCGGGCGGATATCGCCCGGGCCTACGGCCTGGAGCGGGGCGAGCTCGTGATATCGATTCACTGCGGCTCGCGCGGCCTCGGGCACCAGATCGGAACCGACTTCCTTCGCGAGATGGCCGCTGCCGCAGATTCTTTCGGGCTCCGGCTCCCGGAGAAGGAGCTCGCCTCCGCCCCTCTCTCCTCCGAGCTGGGCCGGCGGTATCTGGGAGCGATGCGCGCGGGGATCAACTGCGCCCTGGCCAACCGCCAGATTCTCACCCATCTCATCCGGAAGGTTTTCGCTCGTTTCTTCCCGGGCCATCGCCTCGCTCTTCTCTACGACGTCTCCCACAACACCTGCAAGGAGGAGATCCATTCCGTCGACGGAAGGCCGGTTCGGCTCTTTGTCCATCGAAAAGGGGCCACACGCGCCCTGGGCCCCGGCCACCCTGATCTTCCAAGCGCTTTCTCCCCTTGGGGGCAGCCTGTCCTGATCGGCGGAAGCATGGGCACCTGCTCTTACATCCTCGCCGGGGATCCGCACAGCGAGGAAAAAACCTTCTCCTCGGCGGTGCACGGAGCCGGCCGGCAGATGAGCCGAAACCAAGCGGCGCGAACCTGGGACGGAAAGGATCTGGTGGAGGAGCTGGAACGTCGAGGCGTTCTGGTCCGCGCCCGATCGCACCGCGGAGTGGCCGAAGAAGCCCCGGGAGCGTATAAGGACGTCTCGGCCGTCGTCGACGCGGCCGAGGCGGCGGGGCTGGCTCGAAGGGTGGCCCGGCTCAATCCGCTGATCTGCGTCAAAGGCTAA
- a CDS encoding carbonic anhydrase, which yields MPSILESVLDANRRYALNFGDKKNLAMPPARRFAILTCMDARLDPAKFAGLNEGDAHVIRNAGGRASDDAIRSLVISYKLLGTREWFVIHHTDCGMETFTDEIMRGLLAKSLDHAVLESDGWHDRGSGSGTSEAQYIDWLTIRNQEESVVDDVQRLRRHPLVPPWIPIHGFLYDVRSGVLQPVAAASAIGAAK from the coding sequence ATGCCCAGTATCCTTGAATCGGTCCTCGATGCGAATCGGCGCTATGCCCTGAATTTTGGAGACAAAAAGAATCTCGCGATGCCGCCGGCACGGCGTTTTGCGATCCTGACGTGCATGGACGCGCGGTTGGACCCAGCAAAGTTTGCGGGCTTGAACGAAGGGGATGCCCATGTGATCCGCAATGCGGGCGGGAGGGCGAGCGACGACGCGATCCGTTCGCTGGTGATCTCCTACAAGCTTCTGGGCACTCGGGAATGGTTCGTGATCCACCACACCGACTGCGGCATGGAGACCTTTACCGACGAGATCATGCGCGGATTGCTGGCGAAAAGCCTCGATCACGCCGTCCTGGAGAGCGACGGATGGCACGATCGAGGATCCGGCTCCGGCACTTCGGAGGCCCAGTATATCGACTGGCTGACGATTCGCAACCAGGAGGAGAGTGTCGTGGACGACGTCCAGCGCCTCCGCCGGCATCCGCTGGTTCCCCCTTGGATTCCGATCCACGGATTTCTCTACGACGTGCGCTCCGGCGTTTTGCAGCCGGTTGCGGCGGCGAGCGCCATCGGGGCCGCCAAATAG
- the gmk gene encoding guanylate kinase, translating into MPFATGEKATTFRREGILFVISAPSGTGKSTLCENLRRTPDFIFSISCTTRKPRPGEVDGEDYFFLDEKQFFEKVAAGEFLEYAKVHGCWYGTLRRTALEALSKGTDVLLDIDVQGAKNIRNQEDARLKSALVDVFIMPPTLAELERRLRKRGTEDEKEIARRLERGREEMKAWKEFKYTILSGSMEEDLTKFRAIMRAERYLSRRLTLYDGG; encoded by the coding sequence GTGCCATTTGCAACGGGAGAGAAAGCGACCACCTTTCGCCGGGAAGGGATTCTGTTTGTGATCTCGGCCCCTTCCGGGACGGGGAAGAGCACGCTTTGCGAAAATTTGCGCCGGACGCCCGACTTCATCTTTTCGATTTCCTGCACGACCCGGAAGCCCCGACCGGGGGAAGTCGACGGCGAAGACTACTTTTTTCTCGACGAGAAGCAGTTTTTCGAAAAGGTCGCGGCGGGAGAATTCCTCGAATATGCCAAGGTGCACGGCTGCTGGTATGGGACCTTGCGGCGGACGGCGCTTGAGGCGCTGTCCAAGGGGACGGATGTCTTGCTGGACATCGATGTTCAGGGGGCGAAGAACATTCGCAACCAGGAAGATGCGCGGCTGAAATCGGCTCTTGTCGACGTCTTCATCATGCCTCCGACCCTCGCCGAGCTGGAGCGGAGGCTGAGGAAGCGGGGAACGGAGGACGAAAAAGAGATTGCGCGCAGGCTGGAGCGCGGCCGGGAAGAGATGAAGGCATGGAAGGAGTTCAAATACACCATCCTTTCCGGCTCCATGGAGGAGGACCTGACGAAGTTCCGCGCAATCATGCGTGCCGAGCGATACCTGAGCCGCAGGCTGACTTTGTATGATGGAGGCTGA
- a CDS encoding flavoprotein codes for MLLGVTGSVAAFRAIDLASRLTQGGYRVDVVLTEAALQFVRPLSFEAVTHRPAYTDESPGTLGGRAIHVELGERARLVVVAPATADLIGRYAGGLASDLLSAVLLASAAPVLLAPAMNARMWEHPAVRRNVVLLRRRGVHFLGPESGLLSCGIEGPGRLWPVDRLQAAIEELLAPASPSGNVARSLEEELAAQRRQSFSLRDEYGKGVSGMPKQKKAAKKPAVKKEEENSRKEKGGSAKKK; via the coding sequence GTGCTTCTCGGGGTGACCGGGTCGGTCGCCGCCTTTCGTGCGATCGATCTGGCCAGCCGGTTGACACAGGGCGGATACCGCGTCGACGTCGTGTTGACCGAGGCGGCTCTCCAGTTCGTCCGGCCGTTGTCCTTCGAAGCGGTGACCCATCGCCCCGCCTACACCGACGAGAGCCCCGGGACGCTCGGCGGGCGGGCTATCCACGTCGAGCTGGGGGAGCGGGCGCGGCTCGTGGTCGTCGCTCCCGCGACCGCGGATCTGATCGGTCGCTATGCAGGCGGTTTGGCTTCCGATCTCCTCTCCGCCGTGCTCCTGGCTTCCGCCGCACCGGTCTTGCTGGCCCCCGCGATGAATGCGCGAATGTGGGAACACCCGGCGGTTCGCCGCAACGTCGTTCTGCTCCGAAGACGGGGCGTGCATTTCCTCGGCCCGGAATCGGGCCTGCTCTCGTGCGGAATCGAGGGTCCGGGGCGACTCTGGCCTGTCGACCGGCTTCAGGCCGCGATCGAGGAGCTGTTGGCTCCCGCCTCTCCCTCGGGGAACGTGGCGAGATCCTTGGAGGAAGAACTTGCCGCGCAGCGACGACAGTCGTTTTCGTTGCGCGACGAGTACGGAAAGGGGGTGAGCGGGATGCCGAAGCAGAAGAAAGCCGCCAAGAAACCAGCGGTCAAGAAGGAAGAGGAGAACAGCAGGAAGGAGAAGGGCGGCTCCGCAAAGAAGAAGTAG
- a CDS encoding D-alanyl-D-alanine carboxypeptidase family protein, translating into MRSGNAGWRKSARRVGLLSACLLLCCGSPLHGGEAGLDAQVQAGAALLWDEGAQKPLFRRQISALHAPASTTKLMTALLVYEKTRLAGEVTIRPEDLRGAGEVPTVRLLPGDRFTTADLVRALLISSSNEAALALARTVSGSVGGFVADMNARAAALGCQRTHFVNPNGISEPGHLTCARDLLRIFEAVLAVEELRAICATDGFALLTSDGKAVQYLMNTNRLLGPYPGMGPAKTGYTREARHTYAAFCQRGERKVSLILLDSPNKWADAVALFDYAFGGKAEGVEGAP; encoded by the coding sequence ATGCGATCGGGGAACGCGGGCTGGCGGAAGAGCGCGAGGCGGGTCGGCCTCTTGTCGGCCTGTCTTCTCCTTTGCTGCGGGTCGCCGCTCCACGGCGGAGAAGCGGGTCTGGATGCCCAGGTGCAGGCGGGCGCCGCGCTCCTCTGGGACGAGGGCGCGCAAAAGCCGCTTTTCCGAAGGCAGATCTCCGCGCTTCACGCACCCGCAAGCACGACCAAGCTGATGACAGCCTTGCTTGTCTATGAGAAGACTCGCCTGGCCGGAGAGGTCACGATCCGGCCGGAGGATTTGCGGGGAGCCGGGGAAGTGCCCACCGTCCGCCTGCTGCCGGGGGACCGCTTCACCACCGCCGATCTTGTCCGCGCCCTTTTGATCAGCTCGAGCAACGAAGCGGCCCTGGCCTTGGCCCGCACGGTTTCGGGCTCGGTCGGCGGGTTTGTCGCCGACATGAACGCGCGCGCCGCCGCCTTGGGTTGCCAAAGAACGCACTTCGTCAATCCGAACGGCATCAGCGAGCCGGGCCACTTGACCTGTGCCCGCGATCTCCTGCGTATTTTCGAGGCCGTGCTCGCCGTCGAAGAGCTGCGCGCGATCTGCGCGACCGACGGCTTCGCACTCCTGACAAGCGATGGCAAGGCGGTGCAGTACCTGATGAACACCAACCGCCTCCTCGGACCCTATCCCGGGATGGGGCCGGCCAAGACCGGCTATACGCGGGAAGCACGGCACACCTACGCCGCCTTTTGCCAGCGAGGGGAGCGCAAGGTGTCCCTGATTCTGCTCGACAGCCCGAACAAATGGGCCGACGCCGTGGCTCTCTTCGATTACGCCTTCGGCGGGAAGGCCGAGGGGGTTGAAGGGGCGCCCTGA
- a CDS encoding archease: MATVQPPEAAFHPRWEHFAHGADVGIRGIGSSREEAFAQAALALTAVVADPRRIAPREPIAIACSAANQEALLFDWLNALIFEMATRRMLFSRFSVSLHDGRLEGTAWGEPLDPERHQPAVEVKGATYTELRLFRNPAGEWVAQCVVDV; this comes from the coding sequence ATGGCAACCGTCCAACCGCCGGAAGCTGCGTTTCACCCGCGCTGGGAACACTTCGCCCACGGCGCCGACGTCGGCATTCGGGGCATCGGTTCTTCCCGGGAAGAAGCCTTCGCCCAAGCCGCGCTCGCCTTGACGGCGGTCGTCGCCGACCCGCGGCGGATCGCACCCCGGGAGCCGATCGCCATCGCATGCAGCGCCGCGAACCAAGAAGCTCTGCTCTTCGATTGGCTCAACGCTCTGATTTTCGAAATGGCTACCCGCCGGATGCTCTTTTCCCGATTTTCGGTCAGCCTGCACGATGGCCGCCTGGAAGGAACGGCCTGGGGAGAGCCGCTCGATCCGGAACGCCACCAACCGGCCGTCGAGGTGAAGGGAGCCACCTACACCGAGCTACGGCTTTTCCGCAACCCGGCCGGCGAATGGGTGGCGCAGTGCGTCGTCGATGTCTAA
- a CDS encoding glycosyltransferase family 4 protein — protein MRIAQIAPPVERVPPEGYGGTERVVSFLTEALVDLGHEVTLFASGDSLTRARLRSVCPQSLRKMPDCRDYLPYFILEIDAALRAEAEFDVLHFHTEFLHFPFFRGRPNRTVTTLHLRLDAPETSRLFDGFPEMPVVAISDAQRRLVPQARWMGTVHHGLPEKLYSLGRGEGGYLLFLGRLSVEKRPDLAIEIARRAGIPLLIAAKEDPRHDAEYIETIRPLLSLPHVRFLGEVHQSEKQALIGNAVALISPIQWPEPFGLSTIEAIACGTPVIAFPYGALPEVLEPGTTGFLVRNVEEAVRAVPLAAQLSRKQIRLSFERRFTAERMAKDYLAIYQRLIDEGAASPPQGAPSTPSAFPPKA, from the coding sequence GTGCGAATCGCGCAAATTGCACCTCCGGTAGAGCGCGTCCCCCCGGAGGGCTACGGGGGCACGGAGAGGGTAGTCTCCTTTTTGACGGAGGCTCTGGTCGACCTTGGACACGAAGTTACTCTCTTCGCCAGCGGAGACTCCCTCACCCGCGCAAGGCTTCGTTCGGTCTGCCCGCAAAGCCTCCGCAAGATGCCCGACTGCCGGGATTACCTCCCCTATTTCATCCTGGAGATCGATGCGGCGCTCCGGGCGGAAGCCGAGTTCGACGTGCTCCATTTTCACACGGAGTTCCTCCACTTCCCGTTCTTCCGAGGCCGGCCCAACCGCACGGTGACCACCCTCCATCTCCGGCTGGATGCGCCGGAAACGAGCCGGCTCTTCGACGGCTTTCCGGAGATGCCGGTTGTCGCCATCTCCGATGCGCAGCGAAGGTTGGTTCCTCAGGCGCGCTGGATGGGCACCGTCCACCACGGGCTGCCCGAAAAGCTCTACTCCCTCGGCCGCGGAGAAGGAGGATATCTCCTGTTCCTAGGCCGCCTCTCCGTGGAGAAGCGGCCCGACTTGGCGATCGAAATCGCCCGGAGGGCAGGCATCCCGCTGCTCATCGCCGCCAAGGAGGATCCACGCCACGACGCCGAGTACATCGAAACCATCCGCCCCCTGCTCTCCCTTCCCCATGTCCGCTTCCTGGGGGAAGTCCACCAGAGCGAGAAGCAGGCCCTGATCGGAAACGCGGTGGCGCTGATCTCCCCGATTCAATGGCCGGAGCCCTTCGGCCTGTCGACCATCGAAGCGATCGCCTGCGGCACCCCTGTGATCGCCTTTCCCTACGGCGCGCTACCCGAAGTCCTCGAACCGGGAACCACCGGCTTCCTGGTCCGAAACGTGGAGGAAGCCGTCCGGGCTGTGCCTCTTGCGGCGCAGCTGTCCCGGAAGCAGATCCGGCTCTCCTTCGAAAGGCGCTTTACCGCGGAACGAATGGCGAAGGACTATCTGGCGATCTACCAGAGGCTTATCGACGAAGGCGCCGCTTCGCCGCCTCAGGGCGCCCCTTCAACCCCCTCGGCCTTCCCGCCGAAGGCGTAA
- a CDS encoding 5-(carboxyamino)imidazole ribonucleotide synthase: MTPKLPGSSVGIVGGGQLGRMLAAEARRMGYRVQVFDPAPDSPAAALADRHWCRPFSDREALEEFARAADVITYEFENIPAESLTFLEERKPVSPSPEILRICQDRFLEKDFLVRQRCPVAAFARVESADDLEKALGIVGTPALFKTARLGYDGRGQAEVRTPADLEPAWRRLGGAPAILEKEVRLEAELSAIVGRSAAGDLAVFPISRNFHREGIFDYSLTPSGLGKRIEAAAKEMAVAIASALRLVGVLAVEFFLDEGGGLLVNELAPRPHNSGHFTLDGCRTSQFEQQLRAVAGLPLGDVSLRGPILVRNILGDAWSQGEPDWAALLSLPGLRLHLYGKSRPAPKRKMGHYAVVAASMAEACALDRRALAVLRR, from the coding sequence ATGACTCCCAAGCTTCCCGGCTCCTCCGTCGGGATTGTGGGCGGCGGCCAGCTCGGGCGCATGCTGGCGGCGGAAGCCAGGAGGATGGGCTATCGCGTCCAAGTGTTCGACCCCGCTCCCGACAGCCCCGCCGCCGCTCTGGCGGATCGCCATTGGTGCCGCCCTTTCTCCGATCGGGAGGCGCTCGAGGAATTCGCCCGGGCCGCGGACGTCATCACCTACGAGTTTGAGAACATCCCGGCGGAAAGCCTGACCTTTCTCGAAGAGCGAAAGCCGGTTTCCCCTTCGCCCGAGATTCTGCGGATCTGTCAGGATCGCTTCCTGGAAAAGGATTTCTTGGTCCGGCAGCGCTGCCCGGTAGCCGCTTTCGCCCGTGTGGAGAGCGCGGACGATCTGGAGAAAGCTCTTGGGATCGTCGGGACCCCCGCCTTGTTCAAGACCGCGCGGTTGGGATACGACGGAAGGGGACAGGCTGAGGTCCGGACGCCGGCGGATCTTGAGCCGGCGTGGCGAAGACTAGGAGGCGCTCCGGCGATCCTGGAAAAAGAGGTGCGGCTCGAAGCGGAGCTTTCCGCGATCGTCGGACGGTCCGCGGCAGGCGACCTCGCGGTTTTTCCGATTTCGCGGAACTTCCATCGGGAAGGCATCTTTGATTACTCTCTGACCCCGTCCGGGCTGGGGAAACGCATCGAAGCGGCCGCGAAGGAAATGGCCGTTGCGATCGCTTCGGCGCTGCGTCTGGTCGGCGTGCTGGCCGTCGAGTTTTTCCTCGATGAAGGGGGCGGTCTGCTTGTGAATGAATTGGCCCCCCGGCCGCACAACTCCGGACACTTTACCCTGGACGGCTGCCGGACGAGCCAATTCGAGCAGCAGCTCCGGGCGGTCGCGGGGCTGCCCCTGGGCGACGTCTCCTTGCGGGGGCCCATCCTGGTCCGCAATATTCTCGGCGATGCCTGGTCCCAAGGAGAGCCGGATTGGGCCGCGCTCCTGTCGCTGCCGGGCCTGCGGCTCCATCTTTACGGGAAAAGCCGCCCGGCGCCGAAGCGGAAGATGGGCCACTACGCGGTGGTAGCGGCGTCGATGGCCGAAGCATGCGCGCTCGACCGGCGGGCCCTCGCGGTCCTTCGGCGGTAA
- a CDS encoding site-2 protease family protein, with translation MRWAWKIGVVRGIGIYVHITLLLLVLWVAAGAYAATGEFSDVIFSVLSLIPLFAIIVLHELGHALTAQRFGIQTRNITLYPIGGIARLERMPEDPWQEFLVALAGPAVNLVLAAVLYVILLIVGNVESWTNLHWIGGNLLLNLFWINVVLAGFNLLPAFPMDGGRVLRALLASRMDAVRATQIAAAVGQGMAIFFGFYGVFGHNPFLLFIALFVWMGAAQEASLVQVKSALSAIPVSHLMMTEFHILRPEDPLGSAVRYLLAGCHLDFPVVSGRTVVGILTRHNLVEGLSRYGEDVPVAEVMNRDFLTVDASEVAEVAIARLQEKGQRSAIVARNGELVGLLSMEHIGEFLFIHGVLDQRKRRTSTVLPGP, from the coding sequence ATGCGGTGGGCATGGAAAATCGGCGTCGTCCGGGGGATCGGCATCTACGTCCATATCACCCTCCTCCTTCTCGTTCTCTGGGTCGCCGCCGGCGCCTATGCCGCAACCGGGGAATTCTCCGACGTCATTTTCTCCGTGCTTTCCCTCATTCCGCTCTTCGCCATCATCGTCCTCCATGAGCTCGGCCACGCCTTGACCGCCCAGCGGTTCGGGATCCAGACACGCAACATCACGCTCTATCCAATCGGCGGAATCGCCCGTCTGGAACGGATGCCCGAAGACCCCTGGCAAGAGTTCCTGGTGGCTCTGGCCGGCCCCGCCGTCAACCTGGTCCTCGCCGCCGTTCTTTATGTCATCCTTCTCATCGTGGGCAATGTGGAATCATGGACCAACCTTCATTGGATCGGGGGGAACCTGCTCCTCAACCTGTTCTGGATCAACGTAGTGCTGGCCGGATTCAACCTGCTTCCCGCCTTCCCCATGGACGGAGGGCGCGTGCTCCGGGCGCTTTTGGCCTCCCGGATGGACGCGGTTCGTGCGACGCAGATCGCCGCAGCGGTCGGCCAGGGCATGGCGATCTTCTTCGGGTTCTACGGCGTTTTCGGCCACAATCCGTTCCTGCTCTTCATCGCCCTCTTCGTCTGGATGGGGGCGGCCCAGGAAGCGAGCCTCGTCCAGGTAAAATCGGCCCTCAGCGCGATCCCGGTCAGCCACTTGATGATGACCGAGTTCCACATCCTCCGTCCGGAGGACCCGCTCGGGTCCGCGGTGCGCTACCTCCTGGCCGGCTGCCATCTTGACTTCCCCGTGGTCTCCGGCCGAACCGTCGTCGGCATCCTCACCCGGCACAACCTCGTCGAGGGGCTTTCGCGATACGGCGAAGATGTTCCCGTGGCGGAAGTGATGAATCGGGATTTCCTCACGGTGGACGCATCGGAAGTGGCGGAAGTGGCCATCGCCCGCCTCCAGGAGAAAGGACAGCGTTCCGCAATCGTCGCGCGCAATGGGGAGCTCGTGGGCCTCCTGTCGATGGAGCACATCGGGGAATTTCTGTTCATCCACGGGGTTCTCGACCAGCGCAAGCGGCGGACCAGCACCGTCTTGCCGGGTCCCTGA